Proteins encoded within one genomic window of uncultured Draconibacterium sp.:
- a CDS encoding family 20 glycosylhydrolase: MLKKILYALLILIFIVVVGGFLYYRLAIYSPPLISDEDRAEIELMPLPAGLKLHKGEIDLSKGINVSFINVQNKYLEKAEIRFIKDLESIYGITADENGVKLEINCNEESESEIPQFGDDESYSLEIDKKIELSANTQFGINHGLETILQLIKQDETGAAVPKLKIEDEPRFPWRGVMLDVCRHWMPKEVVLRTIDAMASVKMNVFHWHLSEDQGFRVESRVFPKLHEVGANGKYYTQDDIREIITYAAERGIRVIPEFDVPGHSKSWQIAYPELGTLSTEFTFANESGELFSPPMDPTNEIVYEFLDKFIEEMVALFPDACFHIGGDEVEPKFWNESESVQMFMKEKGLNDAHELQAYFNSRIYQLVKKHGKIMVGWEEIMNENLENDIVIQSWRGQKSLFEAVQNGKRGILSAGWYLDLKLHSDKHYAVDPLIMPGAVDVEPDTLNWKSYDITVEIPSGAMESKLVVFDRDPENIYGFMEFLGNRAGFKNGQKTADQLSFELESQMGTLNFTADILNDSLSGKLSLALFKFDVNGKQMAGSDIPNTSLPKIEVVKPLTEEQKSMIWGGEAAMWSEVVGENNVDSRIWPRTATIAEKLWSPADLTNNTEDMFRRLELFSSFLTKRGNPFNDQQDEILKELISQKGLPYLKTLVKQLEEVKYYERLADLGNIYSLYLPDLPMNGVVDAARPESFSARKFNKLVEIYVADQDNEELELEIQKQLELWSSNHEKLAPWLKSDELQKVSRLSEAFSSVAKQALQNLNEGGDVEQTEKLKNDLILLENGENGMLCAVAEGLRELCKN, translated from the coding sequence ATGCTAAAAAAGATACTTTACGCCCTCCTCATTCTTATATTTATAGTTGTAGTCGGTGGCTTTCTTTATTATCGTCTGGCCATTTATTCTCCGCCGTTAATTTCGGATGAAGACCGGGCTGAAATCGAACTCATGCCTTTACCGGCTGGTTTAAAACTCCATAAAGGAGAAATCGATCTTTCGAAAGGCATTAATGTATCTTTTATTAATGTGCAGAATAAATACCTGGAAAAAGCTGAAATCCGATTTATAAAAGACCTTGAATCGATTTATGGAATAACAGCTGATGAAAACGGCGTTAAACTGGAAATTAATTGTAACGAAGAATCGGAAAGTGAAATTCCGCAATTTGGCGACGATGAATCGTACAGCCTGGAAATTGATAAAAAGATTGAGTTGTCAGCAAATACGCAATTCGGTATTAATCATGGTTTGGAAACGATCCTGCAATTAATAAAACAAGATGAAACCGGAGCTGCTGTTCCAAAACTTAAAATTGAAGACGAACCACGTTTCCCGTGGCGTGGAGTAATGCTGGACGTTTGCCGCCACTGGATGCCAAAAGAAGTGGTGCTGCGAACGATTGATGCCATGGCTTCTGTAAAAATGAATGTTTTTCATTGGCACCTTTCCGAAGATCAGGGATTTCGTGTAGAAAGCAGGGTTTTTCCTAAACTGCACGAAGTTGGGGCAAACGGAAAATATTACACACAAGATGATATTCGAGAAATAATTACTTATGCTGCTGAAAGAGGTATAAGAGTAATCCCAGAATTTGATGTGCCGGGTCACTCAAAAAGCTGGCAAATCGCATATCCTGAGTTGGGAACGCTGTCAACAGAGTTTACTTTTGCCAACGAATCGGGAGAACTCTTTTCGCCTCCAATGGATCCGACTAATGAAATTGTATATGAGTTTCTCGATAAGTTCATAGAGGAGATGGTTGCATTATTTCCTGATGCCTGTTTTCATATTGGTGGCGATGAAGTTGAGCCTAAATTCTGGAATGAAAGTGAATCGGTGCAGATGTTTATGAAAGAGAAGGGACTTAATGATGCCCATGAATTGCAAGCATATTTTAATTCAAGAATCTATCAATTGGTAAAGAAACATGGAAAGATAATGGTGGGCTGGGAAGAAATAATGAATGAAAATCTGGAGAATGATATTGTAATACAATCATGGAGAGGTCAGAAATCGTTATTTGAAGCCGTGCAAAATGGTAAACGGGGAATTCTGTCGGCGGGTTGGTACCTTGATCTGAAGCTGCATTCTGATAAACATTATGCTGTCGATCCTCTAATTATGCCAGGGGCCGTTGATGTGGAGCCTGATACGTTGAATTGGAAATCTTATGATATAACGGTTGAAATTCCATCCGGGGCAATGGAAAGTAAACTGGTCGTGTTTGATCGCGATCCTGAAAATATTTACGGTTTTATGGAATTCCTGGGAAATCGAGCCGGCTTTAAAAATGGACAGAAAACGGCTGATCAACTATCTTTTGAGTTGGAATCGCAAATGGGTACGCTAAACTTCACTGCTGATATTTTAAATGATTCGCTTTCCGGGAAGCTGTCGCTGGCACTTTTTAAATTTGATGTCAATGGAAAACAGATGGCCGGATCTGATATCCCGAATACGAGCCTGCCAAAAATTGAAGTGGTAAAACCACTTACGGAAGAACAAAAATCCATGATTTGGGGAGGCGAAGCTGCAATGTGGTCAGAAGTGGTTGGAGAAAATAATGTTGATTCACGTATTTGGCCACGAACAGCGACGATAGCTGAAAAGCTCTGGAGCCCGGCCGATTTGACAAACAATACAGAGGATATGTTCCGTCGCTTAGAGCTCTTTTCATCATTTCTAACAAAACGAGGCAATCCTTTCAATGATCAACAAGATGAGATTCTGAAAGAACTAATTTCACAGAAAGGGCTTCCTTATTTAAAAACATTGGTGAAGCAATTGGAGGAGGTGAAGTATTACGAGCGACTTGCAGATCTGGGTAATATTTACAGTTTGTATTTGCCCGATCTGCCAATGAATGGGGTAGTGGATGCAGCCCGGCCTGAAAGTTTTTCGGCGCGAAAGTTTAACAAGCTGGTTGAGATTTATGTCGCCGACCAAGATAATGAAGAGCTGGAATTAGAGATTCAAAAGCAGTTAGAACTTTGGAGTTCAAATCATGAGAAACTGGCGCCGTGGTTAAAATCGGATGAATTGCAGAAGGTTTCGCGTTTGTCGGAAGCATTCTCTTCAGTTGCAAAACAAGCGTTACAAAATCTGAACGAAGGTGGAGATGTTGAGCAAACAGAAAAATTGAAAAATGACCTGATTTTGCTCGAAAATGGTGAAAACGGGATGCTTTGCGCCGTTGCCGAAGGACTGCGGGAGTTATGCAAAAATTAG
- the gdhA gene encoding NADP-specific glutamate dehydrogenase encodes MKTDINEFIANLEHRTPGENEFHQAVEEVIGSVWDFYEKNPRYQRAKILERMVEPERVIMFRVPWVDDRGEVQINRGYRVEFNSALGPYKGGLRFHASVTLSILKFLGFEQTFKNSLTTLPMGGGKGGSDFSPKGKSDGEIMRFCQSFMTELYRHIGTHTDVPAGDIGVGGREIGYLFGQYKRIKNEFTGVLTGKGLAWGGSLIRPEATGFGAVYFAQHMLHRIGKDIEGQTISVSGFGNVAWGAISKINELGGKVVTISGPDGYIYDKNGISGDKIEYLLELRATNNDIVSPYAEEFDAEFVAGKRPWEVPVDLAMPCATENEVGLEDAKELAKNGCKLLAEASNMGCTADAVDYLSEAMDYAPGKAVNAGGVAVSGLEMSQNSMRINWPREEVDERLKGIMKAIHETCVSYGSKGKKVDYVKGANVGGFVKVAEAMLAQGVV; translated from the coding sequence ATGAAAACAGATATAAATGAATTCATAGCGAATTTGGAACACAGAACTCCGGGCGAAAATGAATTTCACCAGGCGGTAGAAGAAGTAATTGGTTCGGTTTGGGATTTTTATGAAAAGAATCCACGTTACCAGCGTGCAAAAATTCTGGAGCGTATGGTGGAACCCGAGCGGGTAATTATGTTCCGAGTGCCTTGGGTCGATGATCGGGGAGAGGTGCAAATAAACCGCGGTTACCGTGTTGAATTTAACTCAGCATTGGGGCCGTACAAAGGCGGTTTGCGATTTCATGCCAGTGTTACCTTGAGTATTCTGAAGTTTTTAGGATTCGAACAAACATTTAAAAATAGCCTTACCACTTTGCCAATGGGCGGTGGAAAAGGTGGGTCGGACTTTAGTCCGAAAGGAAAAAGCGATGGCGAGATCATGCGTTTTTGCCAAAGTTTTATGACCGAGTTGTATCGCCACATAGGGACACATACCGATGTTCCTGCCGGAGATATTGGTGTAGGCGGACGTGAAATAGGCTACTTATTCGGGCAATACAAACGAATTAAAAACGAATTTACCGGAGTATTAACCGGAAAAGGTTTGGCCTGGGGCGGAAGTTTAATTCGTCCGGAAGCAACCGGTTTTGGTGCCGTGTATTTTGCACAGCACATGTTGCACCGAATTGGAAAAGACATTGAAGGACAAACAATCTCGGTGTCGGGATTTGGAAACGTTGCCTGGGGTGCCATCTCAAAAATTAATGAGCTTGGCGGAAAGGTGGTAACCATTTCGGGGCCGGATGGATACATTTATGATAAAAATGGAATTAGTGGCGATAAAATTGAATACCTGTTGGAGTTGCGTGCAACCAACAATGATATCGTTTCGCCATATGCCGAAGAATTTGATGCCGAGTTTGTTGCCGGAAAACGCCCGTGGGAAGTGCCAGTTGATTTGGCAATGCCTTGTGCTACCGAAAACGAAGTTGGTCTGGAAGATGCAAAAGAACTGGCTAAAAATGGTTGTAAACTATTGGCCGAAGCATCGAATATGGGATGTACTGCCGATGCTGTCGACTATTTAAGCGAAGCAATGGATTATGCTCCGGGTAAAGCAGTAAATGCCGGTGGTGTTGCTGTTTCAGGCTTAGAGATGTCGCAAAACAGTATGCGTATTAACTGGCCACGCGAAGAAGTGGACGAGCGTTTAAAGGGAATTATGAAAGCGATTCACGAAACGTGCGTTAGTTATGGCTCAAAAGGGAAAAAGGTTGATTATGTAAAAGGTGCCAACGTTGGCGGTTTTGTTAAAGTGGCCGAAGCGATGCTGGCACAGGGAGTTGTGTAG